Below is a window of Sporosarcina ureae DNA.
AACAATTTTCGATTGAATATCTACATCGGCATTTTCTTTTGTCTCGATATAAACCATTTCTCCACTACAACCTTCTTCACCCGTAGTGGCACCCATTGAGTGAGTAATACAGTTGAATTGTTTCCCTTGTGCATATATTTCAGCCTTGACCGGTAAGCTTATGAATGCGTCGCATAGCTCGAGAACAGGTTGTAAACCAAACTCTTTTAATTTCATTTCTACATACTGAAATGCGCGTAGTTCTTCTTCAGATCCTGATAGTCGAACTTCTTTTGTGATATTTTTCGTATATTCCATTAAAAAATCTTCATTTACTTCTTCAAGTATAGTGGATTGATTCATAACTCTTCACTTCTCTCTACTTTATTTTCCTAATTCTATTAGCATAAGCGCAAGAAGGGCGCTCCGCGCAGACATTTTTGAAATAAGCAAATGTTCGTTTGCAGCATGTGCTCCATTTCCTACAGGACCCATTCCGTCCAATGTAGGCGCAAACTGCGAGGCGTAACTTCCATCACTACCTCCACCACTTAGTTGTTCTATTAATTCGAAACCTAATTGATCTGCAGCAAGTTGCTTAGCGTTCTCGAATAGAATGCCGATTTCTTCCGTTCTTTCCATTACTGGCCGATTAATACCCCCAGTAACTTCTATACTAATACCTTCTTTACTTGGCGTCAGATTTTTAATTAAAGGAATAACGCGATCAAATTCGGAATCTTTCGTAACACGTAAATCGATTTCAGCCTCCGAATAAGCCGCTACGACATTCGAAGATGATCCACCTGATATTAAACCTACATTAACGGTCGTACCTTTTTCAAGATCCGTCAGGCTATGAAGATATAGGATAACCTTTGCAAGCTCTTCGATAGAACTAACACCTTTTTCAGGCTCAATCCCAGCATGTGCTGCCTTTCCATTTACTATAATATTAAAGATTCCTACACCTTTTCTAGCTGTTTTATACATTCCTTCCAAGTCGCCTGAAGATTCCAAAACAAATACATATTTACTTTTCTTCGCTTCTTCTTCGATTAAATGTCTTGAGGAGACGCTTCCGATCTCCTCGTCAGAAACTAGAAATAGTACTACTTTTTTATTTAGCTTATAATCTAATTCTTGTAGTGCATGAAGTGCAAAAATACCTTGCACAATGCCGCCCTTCATATCAAAAGTACCTGGACCATAAGCTTTATCTCCATCGACTTTGAATGGCATCTTTTCAAGTGTTCCTTCTGGCCAAACCGTATCCATATGACCTAGTAACAAGATTTGTTCTTCGCCTTCGCCTACTTCTATTCTTACTTGATTTCCATATTTCTTATTATCAATAGAAGTAACTTTTGCCTTGATAAAGCTATTTATTATTTCCTCAGTTTTTTCACCAAAATGATCTACAAGTTGTTTATTATCCGATGGTGTTTCCATTTCAACCATTGTTTTTAACATATCTAGCATCTCATCACTTTTACTATGCAAATATTTCACAACATCTTCCATATATAACACACCTCCATTTATATTCTATTTTTTATTTTATATCATCAAAAAACGGTCGAAGTGAATCCTCAGGAACTGGCTTAGTAAAGAAACTGATCACGATCATAAGAATTGTAGAAACTAATACGCCAGGTATAACTTCATTCAACCCAAATGGTTTATCGAGTATAAACCACATCACGACTGTGATCACTCCGCCAGCCATGGACCATAATGCAGCTGTACCTGTTGCTCTTTTCCAGTTCAGACCTATAACGACTGTTGCAAAGAAGAAACTGGCCACCATAGATGCCTGAACCAACACAATAAACTGCACCATATCAAATGGCTTTAATGCGAAGCCGAGTGGGATTAATGATAGGACGACAATCGCTATTTTGTGTATAAACATTTTCTGCTTGTCTGTAGCCTGTCTATTGATAGTGCCGTAAATATCATGAGAAACTGCAGATGCAGAAACTATCATAATCCCAGAAACTGTACTCATTATGGATGCTAATATCGCGACCATGAACAGCGCACCAATGACAGGTGGTAGTAAATCAAGCGCCATGATGGACGATGCCGTATCTGGATTACCGATTACTGGATAAATTGTACGAATTCCAACAGCCACTAAGCCAATTGAGACTGCAATAACTGCTTGGAAGATGAATGAAAAACCGATTGCTAAACGAACAGTTTTTTCGTCTTTCAAAGTATACATACGAGCCAGCTCATATGGCGCAATTGCCATTGATAAACCAAAAGCTAACCCGAAACCAAGCAAATCTTTAAAACTCCAATACCATCCGGTTAAGTCAGGATTAAATTCTGTGATAAATTGACCAACAGTTGAAAATCCACCCGCTTGTGAATATAGAATAGGAATGGCTACTAGGAAACAACCTCCCATGATGATAGCCTGGAAAAAGTCACTGTATGCCGTGGCTTTCATACCACCCTTTAATGTATAAATCATAGTAATCCCAATAGTTATGACAGCACCCCAAATCATAGGTAATCCGAAAAGCGTATTCATTAAGATTCCGCCCGCTACGTACTGAGCAATTAAATATACACTATAAGCTACGACTATTAGAATTGCTGATACAATCTTTGCTGTTTTACTGTTATAACGTTTTTCTATATAATCAGGTACTGTTACACCGTTAAACTTTTGGAATTTAGGAGCAACCCAGATTGCTGATACAATCCAGCCAGCCCATAAACCAGGCCAGTACCATAGATAGCTGAAACCCGTTAAATATAAAACGCCAATAGTTCCAATAAATGTTCCGGCACTTAGCTGAGTCGCTGCAAGCGCAGCCCCACCAATTACAGGTCCGATTGAACGTCCAGCAACTAAGTGGTCTTCACTCGTTTTATTACCCCTACCTGCTAAAAATCCTATTGTTAATGTAACTAAAAATATCCAGCTACTACATAGTAGAAAACCTTACTAATTTCAACCATCTATTTTCCTCCATTTCTATACTTTTGTAGCAGCCAAAGAAAATATGCTGAAACGAATACAATCGAATAAATAACAATCCCCCAAAAACTAACACCCATCAGCTATTCCTCCTCTTTGACTTTTTGAGCTCCACTAATCCCCATGAAACTAATAGTACAATTAAAGCGAAAATAGCAATAAACGAAATGACATTATACGAATGCAGATAAACGGTTTCTTCTGAAAATACATAGGCAACCTTTGAAGGAATATTCGTCATATGCTTCTCCACATGATTTTGTCCGCCTTCTATAATATTTGGAAATGAATTCTTTTGTATTTCCATACCTTCAGGTGCTGTAAAGGAAATTACAATATTACGTTCAACATCACTAGTAGCAAAATCCGGCACAAATAATGGAACATCAAAATGATAATCTACTCTCGGAATTTTATATTTAATCGTGTAGGTAACGCTTTCTTGTTCAATGTTGTTAAGTGGCAGAATATATTTATCTAGGCGTTCACCAGTTTCTAAACTAGGTGAAACTTCTCCTTCTCCTGTATTAAATAAGACTTCAGAAACTTGATTATTAGTTATTTTTGATAGTAAATGTCCAACCTCTAGCGATTCTCCTTGTATGTTTATTAATTCGATTTGTTCTGTTACAACATACTGATCATCCTCTGTTTCTATATCTATCACTGCCTTATTTAAAACAGGAAGTGCTTCTTCAGCAAATGCTTTATGATTAATTGAAAGCATTAATGCTAGAAGGATAATTGAGTATAATAGCTTTTTCATTACTTTCCTCCTCGTCATAATTATTAGAATAATTTGTATTATATTATGTCTCTTGAACAATTACAACCTGTTTCAACCAATTAAATTAATTAGTTTCCCAAATACAAAAAATCAGGAAGTAAAAATAACCGATTTATGCCTAATAAGAGAAAAATACCTGTGCATGAAACATTCATGATAGTTTAAACATTCACGTTTGTTTCTCACACAGGTATCTTATTTATTGAATCGAAAAAGTGAATAGTACCTGCGCATGAAACTTTCATGATTGTTTAAAAATTCACGTTTGTTTCTCATACAAATGGCATCTTTAATGCCTGATATTTTCTAACAAATAGCACTAGGTCCACCTATAAATCTAAATCGATTCAAAATTGGTTCTGATTTTTGCGGGAACTTATTCTGACCTTCAGATAATAACGATAAAAAAGCTTTAAAAATATATAACCTATGTCTCTTAATTATCTATATTGTGACATTTATCTCTTTAGTTCACAAGAACTGGTATAATAGTTTCATATACTGTAAAAAGTATCGTATTTCTGCATAAACAAGTCGATTACTATCAATTGATGTTGTTGGTTACTACTATTCGAAAAAATGAAAGGGGTTTTTGTATTGAGTAAAAAAGAGTTAAAGAAACAACTGCCTGACGACCTACAGGCATTATCTTCCCAAAAGTCATATGACAAATTAAAATGGTTTGAAAAGACATGGAGCGTATTATTAATTATTCTATCTTTACTCGCATTCGTATTCCCAGAGGCAATATTTATTGTTGGCCCTATAATTGCTTGGAAGTTGCGTAAAGCAATAAAGAAGAACAATAAAGTTTTTGAGGAATATGAAGTGCTGTTCACTTTAGAGGAAGATAAGAATAGGCAATTAGATATCTTTAACGCTGAATTGAAAGAGTTAGAAGATAAGATTACTAACAGTAAAGAGGAATTAGATTTCATTAAAGATGAGATTGTCAATAGTAAAGAATTATTTGGACAACGTAAAGAAGAATTTAGAAATGAAGTACGAGATGAAATGAACCAGCAGATTAAGGAAGCAAATACTGAAGCTGAAAAGATTAGAGAAATTGCAGCTTATGATGCAGCAAATGTACTAAAGGATGTTCAAAAATATATTGATGAGCGCAATCAACTATTGGCCGATAATGAGAAATCCGAAAAACAATTGAAAACAAACACCAACAAAATTATTAAAGCAAAAGCAGAAATACTGGGAATCAAAACACTGACTGATCGTTTTCCATCCGTCATTGATTATTCTAAGTTGGAGGAAGAGGTACGTAAAGTCAGTCAATTTTATGACGAAGAAAGCTTGTTGCAAAATTTGATTGAGCTTAATTGTCATTATAAAAACTCGAAAGAACTCAGAAAAGAAATGACCCGTAATAAGCGGGAGATGAGCAAAGTACTGGATACTTATGTTGACCGTTATACAACCAAGGGAAACAAGACTATTTATCAGTTAATGGTAATAGGCCTGCAGGCGGAATTACAAAACATCTTATTTACACTTACTTACTCAAAACTCGAAGAAGCACAAGATAATGTTCGTACTTTAGTAAGAAAATACTTAACGATCTGTGCAGACGGCAATAATCAAATTTTACCTACAATCACTCGTTTTCTAACAGAGATTGAACCAATCTTCTTGGAAGCGATAGAAATAGAACACCACTATTATGCAAAACGCGAACGTGAAAAAGAGGAGCAGCAAGCGATTCGTGAACAGATGAGGCAAGATGCCGCTGAAAGAAAAGCACTGAAAGAACAACAGAAAAAGCTGGAGCAAGAAGAAGCAAAGTTCTTAGTTGAAATGGAACGAAACAGAGAACTACTGTTATCTGAAACGGATACCGATAAAATTTCAAGCCTAGAAGCCCGTATTCAAGAGTTGGAAAATCAGCAGAATGAACTTGAAGCGAAGAAGGAAGAAATCACTAGACTTGCAAATGGTAAAGCCGGATATGTTTATGTGATATCCAACTTAGGTTCATTTGGAGATAACATGTTCAAAATCGGCATGACAAGAAGGTTAAATCCACAGGAACGCGTTGATGAACTGGGAAGTGCCTCCGTGCCGTTCAAATTCGATATCCATGCTATGATTTTCAGTAATGACGCAGTAGGCCTTGAAAATCAATTGCATCAGCTACTACAAAAACAGCGAGTCAATAAAGTAAACTTGAGGAAAGAATTTTTCGAAACAACTGTTTACGAGTTACAAGAAATAGTAGAAGAAATCGATCCGACTGTAGAGTTCAAAACAACACTTTTAGCCCAAGAGTATTATCAAAGTCAAGAATTGAAAGAAGAACAATTAGCTACTGTTGGATGAATAAAGAGTTGAAAAGCCTCTTCAAATGAAAGGTACCTATGCGAGAAACTTTCGTGATTGTTTTAACATTCACGTTAGTTTCTCACACAGGTACCTTGTTTTTTTTACGAGATTTTCGTACGAGTGCACAAAAAAGATACTGCCTGAAAGTTGGTCTTCTCGGCAATATCTTGAGCTTGATATTAAGACAGGGGGCCTGTGCATGTTTATTATAATCTAGTTGTTTAATTCTGTGTTTCGTTTTCTAATTCTATTCTTAACTCTTCATCTGACATCAACCTGATTTTTTTTAATTCTTCAAATAAATTTTCCTTGAAGGGATCTCTATTAGCAATATCCCAAAAATAATCTCCTAAGATGCTATGGTTATAAATATACTGTAGTATCTCCATATATTCTCTAAATTCTTCTGCTCTGAATTTAGAATGGCGTCCATCATACGTATTGCTTATAGCATTATATATGGAACTTTTGTGTACAATTAAAAATGAACCGTCAAACCATCTTGTAACATTAAAGTGTGCTATCTCATCATCTTCATAATAATGTTCATATTCTCCCTTATCATTAACAATCAAATCTTCTGAAACAACTTCACTAGTATATTTGTCATTCTGACTCTTTAGCCACTTTTTTAATTCGTTAACTGTACTTGGGTAGATAGGTTTTATATTATCGAATTCTAAACGGAAATAGCTAAACTTTGGATCTTCGTTAGGTAGTTCCCATATCAATTTTTTCACTTTAAAAACATGCTTCATATTTAAGCCAAAGCTAAGTATGACCATATCCTCTTCTTTTTCATCGAACGCTTTTATATCTAATAAGTC
It encodes the following:
- a CDS encoding M20 family metallopeptidase; this translates as MEDVVKYLHSKSDEMLDMLKTMVEMETPSDNKQLVDHFGEKTEEIINSFIKAKVTSIDNKKYGNQVRIEVGEGEEQILLLGHMDTVWPEGTLEKMPFKVDGDKAYGPGTFDMKGGIVQGIFALHALQELDYKLNKKVVLFLVSDEEIGSVSSRHLIEEEAKKSKYVFVLESSGDLEGMYKTARKGVGIFNIIVNGKAAHAGIEPEKGVSSIEELAKVILYLHSLTDLEKGTTVNVGLISGGSSSNVVAAYSEAEIDLRVTKDSEFDRVIPLIKNLTPSKEGISIEVTGGINRPVMERTEEIGILFENAKQLAADQLGFELIEQLSGGGSDGSYASQFAPTLDGMGPVGNGAHAANEHLLISKMSARSALLALMLIELGK
- a CDS encoding sodium:solute symporter family protein yields the protein MFLVTLTIGFLAGRGNKTSEDHLVAGRSIGPVIGGAALAATQLSAGTFIGTIGVLYLTGFSYLWYWPGLWAGWIVSAIWVAPKFQKFNGVTVPDYIEKRYNSKTAKIVSAILIVVAYSVYLIAQYVAGGILMNTLFGLPMIWGAVITIGITMIYTLKGGMKATAYSDFFQAIIMGGCFLVAIPILYSQAGGFSTVGQFITEFNPDLTGWYWSFKDLLGFGLAFGLSMAIAPYELARMYTLKDEKTVRLAIGFSFIFQAVIAVSIGLVAVGIRTIYPVIGNPDTASSIMALDLLPPVIGALFMVAILASIMSTVSGIMIVSASAVSHDIYGTINRQATDKQKMFIHKIAIVVLSLIPLGFALKPFDMVQFIVLVQASMVASFFFATVVIGLNWKRATGTAALWSMAGGVITVVMWFILDKPFGLNEVIPGVLVSTILMIVISFFTKPVPEDSLRPFFDDIK
- a CDS encoding GIY-YIG nuclease family protein, which translates into the protein MSKKELKKQLPDDLQALSSQKSYDKLKWFEKTWSVLLIILSLLAFVFPEAIFIVGPIIAWKLRKAIKKNNKVFEEYEVLFTLEEDKNRQLDIFNAELKELEDKITNSKEELDFIKDEIVNSKELFGQRKEEFRNEVRDEMNQQIKEANTEAEKIREIAAYDAANVLKDVQKYIDERNQLLADNEKSEKQLKTNTNKIIKAKAEILGIKTLTDRFPSVIDYSKLEEEVRKVSQFYDEESLLQNLIELNCHYKNSKELRKEMTRNKREMSKVLDTYVDRYTTKGNKTIYQLMVIGLQAELQNILFTLTYSKLEEAQDNVRTLVRKYLTICADGNNQILPTITRFLTEIEPIFLEAIEIEHHYYAKREREKEEQQAIREQMRQDAAERKALKEQQKKLEQEEAKFLVEMERNRELLLSETDTDKISSLEARIQELENQQNELEAKKEEITRLANGKAGYVYVISNLGSFGDNMFKIGMTRRLNPQERVDELGSASVPFKFDIHAMIFSNDAVGLENQLHQLLQKQRVNKVNLRKEFFETTVYELQEIVEEIDPTVEFKTTLLAQEYYQSQELKEEQLATVG